In Halosimplex halophilum, the genomic stretch GCCGTCGCCGTCTCGCCGGGCACGAGCGTCGTCTGGGAGTGGACCGGACGGGGCGGCGCCCACGACGTGGTCGCCGAGCGGGGCGGGTTCGACAGCGGCGACCCGGTCCGCTCGGAGACCGAGACGTTCACCTACACCTTCGAGGCGCCCGCGGTCTACCCCTACTACTGCACCCCCCATCGTGAACAGGGGATGCGCGGCGCGGTCTTCGTCGCGCTGGACTCCTGACACACGGTCACGGCGGCGTCCCGTGCGGGGCGCTGGCACGCGTCAGAGACGCTCGCGACCGCACGGTTTTTCCCTCCGATCCCGCTAGGTGGCTCCACGATGGGCTTCGGGAGCTACGACGAATCCGAACAGGAGAACCAGAGCGACGACGCCGACTACGACGAGGAAGACGCCGTCAACGTCCACGAACACGA encodes the following:
- a CDS encoding DUF5786 family protein; protein product: MGFGSYDESEQENQSDDADYDEEDAVNVHEHDHEGEVSVEGADEADELVDRLQDMK